A genomic window from Halomonas sp. LR3S48 includes:
- the pstB gene encoding phosphate ABC transporter ATP-binding protein PstB, with the protein MSRPQTGQPVTRNRDANHDLSIRVRDLSLWYGDTQALKSLNIDLYQKNVTALIGPSGCGKSTFLRCLNRMNDLIPGVRVEGLVEMDGRDVNARKMDEVALRRRVGMVFQKPNPFPKSIYENIAYAPRMHDLVGRKAEQDELVERALRDAGLWEEVKDKLHQPGTSLSGGQQQRLCIARAIAVQPDVILMDEPTSALDPISTATIEDLMDKLKRQFTIVTVTHNMQQAARVADYTAFFHLGEIIEYNDTKTMFSNPATKKAEDYITGRYG; encoded by the coding sequence ATGTCTCGACCCCAGACCGGCCAGCCGGTGACGCGCAACCGGGATGCCAACCATGACTTGAGCATCCGCGTGCGTGATCTAAGCCTCTGGTATGGCGACACTCAGGCGCTGAAAAGCCTCAATATCGACCTCTATCAGAAGAATGTCACGGCATTGATCGGCCCATCGGGCTGTGGCAAGTCGACCTTCCTGCGTTGCCTCAACCGCATGAACGATCTGATTCCCGGCGTACGGGTCGAGGGGCTGGTGGAAATGGACGGTCGCGACGTCAACGCCCGGAAGATGGACGAGGTGGCGCTGCGTCGTCGCGTGGGCATGGTGTTCCAGAAACCCAACCCTTTTCCCAAGTCGATCTACGAGAACATCGCCTATGCGCCGCGCATGCACGACCTGGTCGGGCGCAAGGCCGAGCAGGACGAACTGGTGGAGCGAGCCCTGCGTGACGCCGGCCTATGGGAAGAGGTCAAGGACAAGCTGCACCAGCCGGGCACGTCGCTTTCCGGGGGGCAGCAGCAGCGCCTGTGCATCGCCCGCGCCATTGCCGTGCAGCCCGACGTGATCCTGATGGACGAACCGACCTCGGCGCTGGATCCCATCTCCACCGCCACCATAGAGGACCTGATGGACAAGCTGAAAAGACAGTTCACCATCGTCACGGTGACGCACAACATGCAGCAGGCGGCCCGGGTGGCCGATTACACCGCATTCTTCCACCTCGGTGAGATCATCGAGTACAACGACACCAAGACGATGTTTTCCAACCCGGCCACCAAGAAAGCCGAAGACTACATCACCGGACGTTACGGTTGA
- the pstC gene encoding phosphate ABC transporter permease subunit PstC, which produces MQTNQLLTLFIGGLLLLGLIAFMLGRAKAARVRASGQAMYAQPDQYAWFTVVATAGPALLVSAVGAFVMLLLGAEIPTLLLLAGSLAVAAVGAIVGMACIRPDFHARQAIEQVIRWLLVGAALISIFTTFGILFSIVFEALRFFQMHSFWEFITGTVWNPGASFLAAAGRAGEGGSAAQFGSVPLFAGTFMITAIAMLVAIPVGLLSAIYMSEFAPPRVRTLAKPTLEVLAGIPTVVYGFFAAITVAPIIVNIAGFFGLDASYNNAVAPGVVMGIMIIPFISSLSDDVINSVPDSMRQGSLALGMTKGETIRDVVIPAALPGIISASLLAVSRALGETMIVVMAAGMRPNLTANPLEDMTTVTVRIVAALTGDLEFESAETLSAFALGLVLFAVTLSLNLVSVIMIRRFRAKYRVNNL; this is translated from the coding sequence ATGCAGACCAACCAACTTCTGACCCTCTTCATTGGCGGCCTGCTACTGCTTGGCCTGATCGCCTTCATGCTGGGCCGGGCCAAGGCCGCGCGGGTTCGGGCCTCGGGCCAGGCCATGTATGCCCAGCCCGACCAGTATGCCTGGTTCACGGTGGTCGCTACCGCCGGCCCGGCCCTGCTGGTCAGCGCCGTCGGTGCTTTCGTCATGCTGCTGCTGGGTGCCGAGATTCCCACCTTGCTGCTATTGGCCGGTAGTCTGGCGGTGGCCGCCGTTGGCGCCATCGTGGGCATGGCCTGTATCAGACCCGATTTCCATGCGCGCCAGGCAATCGAGCAAGTGATCCGCTGGCTGCTGGTGGGTGCCGCGCTGATCTCGATTTTCACCACCTTCGGTATCCTGTTCTCCATCGTCTTCGAGGCGCTGCGCTTCTTCCAGATGCACAGTTTCTGGGAATTCATCACCGGCACCGTATGGAACCCGGGCGCCAGTTTCCTGGCCGCGGCCGGCCGTGCAGGGGAGGGTGGCAGCGCCGCCCAGTTCGGTTCGGTACCCCTGTTTGCCGGTACTTTCATGATCACCGCCATCGCCATGTTGGTGGCCATCCCTGTCGGTCTGCTTTCGGCGATCTACATGTCGGAATTCGCCCCGCCGCGAGTGCGCACCCTGGCCAAACCGACCCTGGAGGTGTTGGCGGGCATTCCCACCGTGGTCTATGGCTTCTTCGCTGCCATTACCGTGGCGCCGATCATCGTCAACATAGCCGGTTTCTTCGGTCTGGACGCCTCCTACAACAACGCCGTGGCGCCGGGCGTAGTGATGGGCATCATGATCATTCCCTTCATCTCGTCGCTCTCCGACGACGTGATCAATTCGGTGCCCGACAGCATGCGGCAGGGGTCGCTGGCGCTGGGTATGACCAAGGGTGAAACGATTCGCGACGTGGTCATACCCGCCGCTCTACCGGGAATCATTTCCGCCTCGCTGCTGGCGGTGTCGCGGGCGCTGGGCGAGACCATGATCGTAGTGATGGCGGCCGGCATGCGACCCAATCTCACGGCCAACCCGCTCGAGGACATGACCACCGTGACGGTGCGCATCGTGGCCGCCCTGACCGGCGATCTGGAGTTCGAGAGCGCCGAGACGCTCTCGGCCTTCGCCCTGGGGCTGGTGCTGTTCGCCGTCACCCTGAGCCTGAACCTGGTTTCGGTGATCATGATCCGCCGCTTCCGCGCCAAGTATCGTGTCAATAACCTGTAA
- a CDS encoding substrate-binding domain-containing protein, whose protein sequence is MNRTLKSRAFKTTIVAAAVMGVVGVAQARDQIRIVGSSTVYPFASYVTEEFGAVTDYPTPVIESTGSGGGIRLFCNGVGEGTPDISNASRRIKSSELERCEENGVTDVTEVKIGSDGIVFAQSSSNDALDLSLEQLFLAVAAKVPVDGELVDNPYEKWSDIDASLPDREISIYGPPSTSGTRDAFEELVMEAASEEFEEYGDEAYTEIRADGAYIDAGENDNLIVQRLTEDTKAFGIFGYSFLVENPDALIAASIDGVEAESEAISAGDYPIARSLFFYVKNQHAEEVPPLYDYVEMFVSEEMIGEGGYLADIGLIPLPESEREATRQKVEERTGLQVSDLN, encoded by the coding sequence ATGAACCGCACCCTCAAGAGCCGTGCCTTCAAGACAACTATCGTCGCCGCTGCAGTAATGGGCGTGGTGGGCGTCGCACAGGCTCGCGATCAGATCCGCATCGTCGGCTCCAGCACCGTCTACCCGTTTGCCAGCTACGTGACGGAAGAGTTCGGTGCCGTCACCGACTACCCGACGCCGGTGATCGAGTCGACCGGTTCCGGTGGTGGTATTCGCCTGTTCTGCAACGGTGTGGGCGAGGGCACTCCGGACATTTCCAATGCCTCGCGCCGCATCAAGTCTTCCGAACTCGAGCGGTGCGAAGAGAACGGCGTGACCGACGTGACCGAGGTGAAGATCGGCTCTGATGGCATCGTCTTCGCTCAGTCCAGTTCGAACGACGCGCTGGATCTGAGCCTCGAGCAGCTGTTCCTTGCCGTTGCCGCCAAGGTGCCGGTCGACGGCGAACTGGTCGACAATCCCTACGAGAAGTGGAGCGACATCGACGCCTCGCTACCGGATCGCGAGATCTCCATCTACGGTCCGCCCAGCACCTCGGGAACCCGTGACGCCTTCGAAGAGCTGGTCATGGAGGCCGCTTCAGAGGAGTTCGAGGAATATGGTGACGAGGCCTATACCGAGATTCGCGCCGATGGCGCCTACATTGATGCCGGTGAGAACGACAATCTCATCGTTCAGCGGCTCACCGAGGACACCAAGGCCTTCGGTATCTTCGGTTACTCCTTCCTGGTCGAGAACCCGGACGCCTTGATCGCTGCCAGCATCGATGGCGTAGAGGCAGAATCCGAAGCCATCAGCGCCGGTGACTACCCGATCGCTCGCTCACTGTTCTTCTACGTCAAGAATCAGCATGCCGAAGAAGTGCCGCCACTGTACGACTACGTCGAGATGTTCGTGTCGGAAGAGATGATCGGCGAGGGTGGCTACTTGGCGGACATCGGTCTGATCCCGCTGCCCGAGAGTGAGCGTGAGGCGACCCGCCAGAAGGTGGAGGAGCGTACCGGCCTGCAGGTTTCCGACCTGAATTGA
- a CDS encoding ArsJ-associated glyceraldehyde-3-phosphate dehydrogenase, which produces MTIRIGINGLGRMGRLSLRCLWPHVARGEVEIAHLNDPGADAATFAHLFEFDSVHGRWTPGQGFQTEEGALVIDGKRISFTDNRELADSDWSGCDVVIEASGKIKGRDKLQAYLDQGVSRVVVTAPVKEEGVLNVVMGVNDDRYDPDTHRIVTAASCTTNCLAPVVKVLLASFGIRHGSMTTVHDITNTQSILDTPHKDLRRARANSQSLIPTTTGSAKAITAIFPELEGKLNGHAIRVPLLNASLTDMVFELERSVTVEEVNAVLKAAAEGELAGILGYEERPLVSVDYRTDPRSSIIDALSTMVVNGTQLKLYAWYDNEWGYANRTAELALKVGSEQVGRG; this is translated from the coding sequence ATGACGATTCGTATCGGCATCAACGGCCTTGGCCGCATGGGGCGACTTTCCCTGCGCTGCCTGTGGCCCCATGTAGCGCGTGGCGAAGTCGAAATTGCTCACCTCAACGATCCGGGTGCTGATGCGGCAACTTTCGCCCACCTGTTCGAGTTCGACTCCGTGCACGGTCGCTGGACACCGGGGCAAGGGTTCCAGACCGAAGAGGGGGCGCTGGTGATCGACGGCAAGCGCATCTCTTTTACCGATAATCGCGAACTGGCCGACAGTGACTGGTCCGGCTGCGATGTCGTCATCGAGGCCTCGGGCAAGATAAAGGGCCGGGACAAGCTGCAGGCCTATCTCGACCAAGGCGTCTCTCGTGTGGTCGTCACGGCTCCCGTCAAGGAAGAAGGGGTTCTCAACGTAGTGATGGGAGTGAACGACGATCGCTACGATCCGGACACGCATCGCATCGTCACCGCCGCGAGCTGCACCACCAACTGCCTGGCACCGGTGGTCAAGGTCCTCCTCGCTAGTTTCGGCATTCGTCATGGCTCGATGACTACCGTGCACGACATCACCAACACCCAGTCGATCCTCGATACGCCGCACAAGGATCTGCGTCGGGCGCGGGCCAACAGCCAGAGCCTGATTCCCACGACGACCGGCTCGGCCAAGGCGATCACTGCCATCTTCCCTGAGCTCGAGGGCAAGCTCAACGGCCATGCTATCCGCGTGCCGCTGCTCAACGCCTCGCTGACCGACATGGTCTTCGAGCTCGAGCGCAGTGTCACCGTGGAGGAGGTCAACGCAGTACTAAAGGCAGCCGCCGAGGGCGAACTGGCCGGTATCCTGGGCTATGAGGAGCGTCCGCTGGTCTCGGTGGACTACCGCACGGACCCGCGCAGCTCGATCATCGATGCGCTGTCGACCATGGTCGTCAACGGCACGCAACTGAAGCTCTACGCGTGGTACGACAACGAGTGGGGCTATGCCAACCGCACCGCGGAGCTGGCCCTCAAAGTGGGGAGTGAGCAGGTGGGCCGTGGCTGA
- a CDS encoding sulfite exporter TauE/SafE family protein, giving the protein MPEAWLQWVDMSLGAWLGCALVLALGAFVQRATGFGLAVVGAPLLLLIEPRLVPVVLVLFGFTVSLLMMRHYRHEVRIAELGMALAGRLPGNGLGLWLLLAAPLAVLEKLIAASVLFAVAVTLFRLRLPVNRISLFGAGVLSGIFGTVAAIGGPPMVLLMHGLTPDRLRGNLAAFFLITSSLTLGTLALAGQVRLWHLGLALTLLPSVLLGSALANRVAHRLDRRRLQGASLALCTLAALGLLI; this is encoded by the coding sequence ATGCCTGAGGCTTGGCTGCAGTGGGTCGACATGTCGCTCGGCGCCTGGCTGGGCTGTGCCCTGGTACTCGCGCTGGGAGCCTTCGTGCAGCGTGCCACCGGGTTCGGTCTGGCGGTAGTGGGCGCACCCCTGTTGCTGCTGATCGAGCCACGACTGGTTCCGGTGGTTCTGGTGCTGTTCGGCTTCACCGTATCGCTGTTGATGATGCGGCATTATCGCCATGAGGTGCGCATCGCCGAGCTCGGAATGGCGCTGGCAGGACGGTTGCCCGGTAACGGCCTGGGGCTGTGGCTGCTGCTCGCGGCACCCTTGGCGGTGCTGGAGAAGCTGATTGCCGCCAGCGTGCTGTTCGCCGTGGCGGTGACGCTGTTCCGATTGCGCCTGCCGGTCAACCGTATCAGCCTGTTCGGCGCCGGTGTGCTGTCGGGCATCTTCGGGACCGTGGCCGCCATTGGTGGCCCGCCCATGGTCCTGCTGATGCACGGGCTGACGCCGGATCGGCTGCGCGGGAACCTGGCGGCATTCTTCCTGATCACCTCGAGCCTGACCCTTGGCACCCTGGCGCTGGCCGGGCAGGTGCGCCTGTGGCACCTGGGGCTGGCGCTGACCTTGCTGCCGTCCGTGCTGCTCGGCAGCGCTCTTGCCAATCGCGTGGCGCATCGCCTCGACCGCCGGCGGCTGCAAGGTGCGTCATTGGCGCTGTGTACGCTGGCCGCGCTGGGCCTGCTGATCTGA
- a CDS encoding methyl-accepting chemotaxis protein, whose amino-acid sequence MKRFQDMTVRSSWTLVLVAFSVLILGAGGLGLASNHMSRDAFDTLNRLNVEQAGALNRTYTDVLLARLDMDRAAELMRAPAFEQPEPILERAREKLAEAELAFQAFLATPVAEPRESDVEALADRYQSLVNNNLKLQMLLLEDGDHAGYRSGQSRITDSSAAFVEAADAFLVESTAQGEALTLRFERLADWMAWAILAALLAAGAMMAGVIWGVTVNVIRPLRRIVEHFQRIARGDLAAPIEARGHNEIGQLYAELATMQHSLIETVGFLRSGSDCVHSSSREMAGHNQALAAQTRQQAVALEQTAASLDQLTAAVANNADNARRVGESADAATQRAREGEEVITRFVATMDEIHGRSDEIASIVGVIESIAFQTNILALNASVEAARAGEQGRGFAVVANEVRALALRSADAARDIRQRIQASQASVAEGNSLSVRAAEHTHGIIEAIERVDRLMEQVVQASGEQRLGLEEVNRAMSQMEGATRECSLRVNQAADGARELEAQALYMQEQAKRFVLPATLATQAGAQPLSAPWLGVEEWGVAEAPDAARQRQDERELEPA is encoded by the coding sequence ATGAAACGATTCCAAGACATGACGGTGCGGAGCAGCTGGACGCTGGTTCTGGTGGCTTTCAGCGTGCTGATTCTGGGAGCCGGAGGGCTGGGGCTGGCCTCCAATCACATGAGTCGCGATGCCTTCGATACGCTCAATCGGCTCAACGTGGAGCAGGCCGGCGCACTGAACCGCACCTATACCGATGTGCTTCTGGCGCGACTCGACATGGACCGTGCCGCCGAACTGATGCGCGCGCCGGCCTTCGAGCAGCCGGAGCCGATCCTGGAGCGTGCCAGAGAAAAACTGGCCGAGGCCGAGCTCGCTTTCCAGGCATTTCTCGCCACTCCCGTGGCCGAACCGCGCGAGTCGGATGTCGAGGCGCTTGCGGATCGCTACCAATCGTTGGTCAACAACAACCTGAAGCTGCAGATGCTGCTGCTCGAAGACGGCGATCATGCCGGATACCGCTCCGGGCAGTCCCGCATCACGGACAGTAGCGCGGCCTTCGTCGAGGCGGCCGATGCCTTCCTGGTTGAGTCGACCGCGCAGGGCGAAGCGCTGACGCTTCGCTTCGAGCGTCTGGCAGACTGGATGGCCTGGGCCATCCTGGCAGCCCTGCTCGCTGCAGGGGCGATGATGGCGGGAGTCATCTGGGGTGTGACGGTCAACGTCATTCGGCCGTTGCGTCGCATCGTCGAGCATTTCCAGCGTATCGCCAGGGGCGACCTCGCCGCTCCCATAGAAGCGCGGGGACACAACGAGATCGGCCAACTGTATGCCGAGCTTGCCACCATGCAGCACTCGCTCATCGAGACCGTGGGCTTTCTGCGTAGCGGCAGCGACTGTGTCCACTCGAGCAGTCGCGAGATGGCAGGCCACAACCAGGCGCTGGCAGCGCAGACCCGCCAGCAGGCGGTGGCGCTGGAGCAGACCGCCGCCAGCCTGGATCAGCTCACGGCAGCGGTGGCGAATAACGCCGACAATGCGCGGCGGGTGGGGGAATCAGCCGATGCCGCCACGCAGCGTGCCCGTGAAGGCGAGGAGGTGATCACCCGCTTCGTTGCCACCATGGACGAGATCCACGGCCGCTCCGATGAGATTGCCAGCATCGTGGGTGTCATTGAGTCGATCGCCTTCCAGACCAATATCCTGGCCCTGAATGCATCCGTGGAGGCGGCGCGTGCCGGCGAGCAGGGCAGGGGTTTCGCCGTGGTGGCCAACGAAGTGCGCGCCCTGGCATTGCGCAGCGCTGATGCGGCGAGGGATATCCGGCAACGCATCCAGGCTTCCCAGGCGAGCGTTGCGGAGGGTAATTCCCTGTCGGTTCGGGCTGCCGAACACACCCATGGCATCATCGAAGCCATCGAAAGGGTGGATAGGCTCATGGAGCAGGTCGTACAGGCCTCCGGCGAGCAGCGCCTAGGTCTCGAGGAGGTGAACCGGGCCATGAGCCAGATGGAGGGTGCAACCCGTGAGTGCAGCCTGAGGGTGAATCAGGCCGCCGACGGTGCCAGGGAACTCGAAGCCCAAGCGTTGTACATGCAGGAGCAAGCCAAGCGCTTCGTGTTGCCCGCTACGCTGGCCACTCAGGCTGGGGCGCAGCCGTTGAGTGCGCCATGGCTCGGTGTCGAGGAGTGGGGGGTGGCTGAAGCGCCTGACGCCGCGAGGCAGCGCCAGGACGAACGGGAGCTCGAGCCGGCCTAG
- the pstA gene encoding phosphate ABC transporter permease PstA: MSQSFDVISSQLKKRHRRSARLKWISMGALGLAGLFLVLFFADMLNKGLPAFQQAYIQVELEYTEEASRMGRAAMDPEVAKLVSRTFERLIPRMIREEPELLGTSETRWVLANGQVDQYLKGHASKLRDNERAVVDELAEAGRLELRFNTTFFSRGDSKMAESAGILAAAVGTVMTMLVTLAIAFPIGVMTAVYLEEFAPDNRLTQFIEININNLAAIPSILFGLLGLAIFINFFGVPRSSPLVGGMTLALMTLPVIIIATRTALRSVPDSIRHAAFGVGCSRWQVVRDHVLPLAMPGIMTGSIIGLAQAMGETAPLIIVGMVAFIPDVSASFTQAATVLPAQIFTWAGEPERAFVEKTAGGILVLLTILIFLNASAVILRKKFERRW; this comes from the coding sequence ATGAGCCAATCATTCGACGTCATCAGCTCTCAGCTGAAGAAGCGTCACCGCAGGTCGGCGCGGCTGAAGTGGATTTCCATGGGCGCGCTGGGCTTGGCAGGCCTGTTCCTGGTGCTGTTCTTCGCCGACATGCTGAACAAGGGGCTGCCGGCATTCCAGCAGGCCTACATTCAGGTCGAACTGGAGTACACCGAGGAGGCGAGCCGCATGGGACGCGCCGCCATGGACCCGGAGGTGGCCAAGCTGGTCAGTCGCACCTTCGAGCGCCTCATCCCGCGCATGATCCGCGAGGAGCCGGAACTGCTGGGGACCAGCGAGACCCGCTGGGTGCTGGCCAACGGCCAGGTGGATCAGTATCTGAAGGGGCATGCCAGCAAACTGCGCGACAACGAACGGGCCGTTGTCGACGAACTGGCCGAGGCCGGTCGTCTGGAGCTGCGCTTCAATACGACCTTCTTCTCACGCGGCGACTCCAAGATGGCCGAGAGCGCGGGCATACTCGCCGCCGCGGTGGGTACGGTGATGACGATGCTGGTGACACTCGCCATCGCGTTTCCTATCGGCGTCATGACCGCGGTCTATCTCGAGGAATTCGCACCTGACAACCGCCTGACCCAGTTCATCGAAATCAATATCAACAACCTGGCGGCGATCCCCTCGATCCTGTTCGGCTTGCTGGGCCTGGCGATCTTCATCAACTTCTTCGGTGTGCCGCGCTCCTCGCCGCTGGTGGGTGGCATGACGTTGGCGCTGATGACGCTGCCGGTAATCATCATCGCCACCCGTACGGCGCTGCGCAGCGTACCCGACTCGATTCGCCATGCCGCCTTCGGCGTCGGTTGCTCGCGCTGGCAGGTGGTGCGCGACCACGTGCTGCCGCTGGCCATGCCGGGCATCATGACCGGCTCGATCATCGGCCTGGCTCAGGCCATGGGCGAAACGGCGCCGTTGATCATCGTCGGCATGGTCGCCTTCATTCCCGACGTATCGGCTTCGTTCACCCAGGCGGCGACCGTGCTGCCGGCGCAGATTTTCACCTGGGCCGGCGAACCGGAGCGCGCCTTCGTCGAGAAGACCGCGGGCGGCATCCTGGTGCTGTTGACCATCCTGATTTTCCTCAATGCCAGTGCGGTCATCCTGCGCAAGAAATTCGAACGCCGCTGGTAG
- a CDS encoding MFS transporter yields MKTLFWQRHPLAVIVLAQLCGTSLWFSVNGVGLSLSRDLGLSEVDLGRLTLTVQAGFIAGTLAIAVTGLADRFRASRIFAVSCLLGAIVNAGFVLVADQPTLALMLRFATGLCLAGIYPLGMKLVIGWTPRHTGAALAWLVGMLTLGTALPHLLRGSTLGMPWEWPLLGASLLALLGGAMVHALGDGPHLPPPAGRVRLREGLAALGEGRFRAVAGGYFGHCWELYAFWMLTPFLVLREIERLTASPDWVAWLSFGIIALGLMGCVGGGLLSRRLGSLWVARWALTASGAICLAYPLLAWAPPGSLLVLLFLWGLTVIADSPQFSALAATTAPRERIGSTLAVMNAVGFALTIPAISLTTSLWSLQGTWVLWWLLPGPILGLWALRGLADPAVSPPAPAHQK; encoded by the coding sequence ATGAAGACGCTCTTTTGGCAACGTCATCCGCTGGCCGTCATCGTCCTCGCCCAGCTCTGCGGCACGTCACTCTGGTTCAGCGTCAACGGCGTTGGCCTGTCGCTCTCGCGCGACCTTGGGCTCTCCGAAGTCGACCTGGGCCGCTTGACCCTGACCGTGCAGGCGGGCTTCATTGCCGGCACCCTGGCCATCGCCGTGACCGGTCTCGCCGACCGCTTCCGCGCCAGCCGCATCTTTGCCGTCTCCTGCCTGCTGGGCGCGATCGTCAACGCCGGCTTCGTCCTGGTCGCCGATCAACCGACGCTGGCGCTCATGCTACGCTTCGCGACTGGCCTGTGCCTGGCCGGCATTTATCCGCTGGGCATGAAGCTGGTGATCGGCTGGACGCCGCGACACACAGGGGCGGCGCTGGCCTGGCTGGTGGGCATGCTGACGCTGGGCACCGCCCTGCCGCACCTGCTGCGAGGGAGCACTCTGGGTATGCCCTGGGAGTGGCCGCTGCTGGGCGCCTCGCTGCTGGCCCTGCTGGGAGGCGCCATGGTCCATGCTCTGGGTGACGGTCCCCACCTGCCGCCACCGGCCGGCAGGGTGCGCCTGCGCGAAGGCCTGGCAGCCCTGGGTGAGGGGCGTTTTCGTGCCGTAGCAGGTGGCTATTTCGGCCACTGCTGGGAACTCTACGCCTTCTGGATGCTGACGCCCTTTCTCGTGCTTCGTGAAATCGAACGACTCACGGCTTCCCCGGATTGGGTGGCCTGGCTGTCGTTCGGCATCATCGCGCTGGGGCTGATGGGCTGCGTCGGCGGCGGTCTGTTGAGCCGGCGTCTGGGTAGCTTGTGGGTGGCTCGCTGGGCGCTGACGGCTTCCGGCGCGATCTGCCTGGCCTATCCCCTGCTGGCCTGGGCACCGCCCGGCTCATTGCTGGTACTGCTGTTTCTGTGGGGCCTCACGGTGATCGCCGACTCCCCCCAGTTCTCTGCCCTGGCCGCCACCACGGCGCCGCGCGAGCGCATCGGCTCGACGCTCGCCGTGATGAATGCAGTGGGCTTCGCCCTGACCATTCCTGCCATTTCGTTGACTACCTCGCTGTGGTCGCTACAAGGCACCTGGGTACTGTGGTGGCTACTGCCGGGGCCGATCCTCGGTCTCTGGGCGCTGCGCGGGCTGGCCGACCCGGCCGTTTCACCGCCGGCACCAGCGCACCAGAAGTGA